One window from the genome of Musa acuminata AAA Group cultivar baxijiao chromosome BXJ1-4, Cavendish_Baxijiao_AAA, whole genome shotgun sequence encodes:
- the LOC135670957 gene encoding embryogenesis-associated protein EMB8-like — protein sequence MATTAPTLSSLSRSSLPRLALHPPMAAASYSSSGSGARAYCSGDALSLQVQEPSDASLSSLEIIGARRAILSRFESLRRPYKPFPLIGWNCHVETIFAAFFRSQPAVPLRRECLRTRDDGAVALDWVVGDDRQLPADSPVLILLPGLTGGSDDTYVRHMLVRARSKGWRVVVFNSRGCAKSPVTTPQFYSASFTEDLCQVVSHVSTLYPKSKIYAVGWSLGANILVRYLGQESQNCPLSGAVSLCNPFNLVIADEDFHKGFNNVYDKALARALREIFKKHALLFEGLGGEYNILMAANARSVREFDEGLTRVSFGFKSVDDYYFNSSSSSSIGCVCTPLLCIQAANDPIAPSRGIPREEIKENPNCLLIVTPQGGHLGWVAGDETPFGAPWTDHVVMEFLEYVNEENVQKAEAGQFDELDASQQSPSSVSIRVQ from the exons ATGGCGACCACCGCCCCCACCCTCTCTTCTCTCTCGCGCTCCTCTCTCCCCCGCCTTGCGCTGCATCCTCCCATGGCCGCCGCCTCCTACTCCTCCTCCGGTTCCGGTGCCAGGGCCTACTGCAGCGGCGATGCCCTCAGCCTCCAAGTCCAAGAACCGTCGGACGCATCCCTGTCGTCCCTCGAGATCATCGGCGCTCGCCGCGCGATCCTCTCCCGCTTCGAGAGCCTTCGGCGCCCTTACAAGCCCTTTCCCCTCATCGGATGGAACTGTCACGTGGAGACCATCTTCGCCGCCTTCTTCCGCTCACAACCCGCTGTTCCTCTGCGCCGCGAGTGCCTGCGGACGCGGGACGATGGGGCAGTAGCACTCGATTGGGTGGTCGGTGACGATCGGCAGCTGCCAGCTGATTCTCCCGTCCTAATTCTCCTG CCTGGTCTAACAGGAGGAAGTGATGATACATACGTGAGACATATGCTTGTACGAGCAAGAAGTAAAGGATGGCGTGTAGTAGTATTTAATAGTCGTGGTTGTGCAAAAAGTCCTGTCACTACCCCTCAG TTTTATTCGGCTTCTTTTACAGAAGATCTCTGTCAAGTTGTCAGCCATGTTTCAACACTCTATCCCAAGTCAAAAATATATGCTGTTGGTTGGTCTCTTGGAGCAAATATTCTTGTTCGCTATCTTGGTCAG GAATCTCAAAACTGTCCTCTCTCTGGGGCAGTGTCCTTATGCAATCCATTTAATTTAGTAATTGCAGATGAGGATTTCCACAAAGGCTTCAATAATGTATATGATAAAGCTCTTGCAAGAGCCCTACGAGAAATCTTCAAAAA GCATGCACTTCTTTTCGAAGGTCTTGGTGGTGAATACAATATCCTGATGGCAGCTAATGCAAGGTCTGTCAGGGAGTTTGATGAAGGATTAACACGTG TGTCATTTGGTTTCAAATCAGTGGATGATTATTACTTTAACTCAAGCAGTTCAAGTTCAATTGGATGTGTCTGCACACCTTTGCTATGCATACAG GCAGCTAATGATCCAATTGCACCATCTAGAGGAATTCCTCGGGAAGAAATTAAG GAAAATCCAAACTGCCTATTAATTGTAACTCCACAAGGTGGTCATCTCGGGTGGGTAGCGGGGGATGAAACTCCATTTGGAGCTCCTTGGACTGATCATGTGGTTATGGAATTTCTGGAATACGTCAACGAAGAAAATGTCCAGAAAGCTGAAGCTGGCCAATTTGATGAATTGGATGCTTCTCAACAATCTCCATCTTCTGTATCTATACGTGTACAATGA
- the LOC135670965 gene encoding cytochrome b5-like, translated as MADSKIYHCEEVSNHNVIKNRWFVISGRFMMLIRFMDKHPGGNEVLLAATGKDATDDLEDIGHSTLAGDMMIKHYIGEVDSSTVAAKRNSVPPQQEAYNADKGSDFVIKILQFLVPILILGLVFTVQQTPHQSRFRIFFDIVEHCLLQTFQNC; from the exons ATGGCCGACTCCAAGATCTATCATTGCGAGGAGGTCTCCAACCACAACGTCATTAAAAATCGCTGGTTCGTCATTTCCGGAAG GTTTATGATGTTAATCCGATTTATGGACAAGCATCCCGGTGGCAATGAGGTTTTGCTGGCGGCAACTG GAAAAGATGCCACCGATGATTTAGAAGACATAGGTCATAGTACTTTGGCAGGGGATATGATGATCAAGCACTACATCGGTGAGGTAGATTCTTCAACTGTTGCAGCAAAACGCAACTCCGTACCACCTCAGCAAGAAGCCTACAATGCAGATAAAGGTTCAGACTTTGTGATCAAAATATTGCAGTTCCTTGTGCCCATATTGATATTGGGCTTGGTCTTCACTGTCCAACAAACACCTCACCAAAGTAGATTTAGGATTTTTTTTGACATTGTGGAACATTGTCTTCTGCAAACTTTTCAAAATTGTTGA